In Denticeps clupeoides chromosome 1, fDenClu1.1, whole genome shotgun sequence, a single window of DNA contains:
- the mtmr1a gene encoding myotubularin-related protein 1a isoform X1, whose protein sequence is MERQPSAESPGAPPPPAVPSRKPRSLGAIGGARQESADTQDSPTGSHVEWCKQLIAATLNSQMSASIPPDVPSRDLRVGKRPDFRVTASKRPNLREACEVGQCDSDSELAPHLLVLGYQPAQVDEVPLVPGETIKVTASEVMYICPFTGAVSGTLTVTDYKLYFISLERTPFFVLDVNLGAISRLESISVQNHGESTQGMEIVCKDMRSPRFAYKKEEQSRAELEEMLMKHAFPLSHDLAFFAFQYKEEYPVDGWKVYEPLAEYKRQGLPNESWTISKMNSNYEVCDTYPALLVIPTNIKEDEIKRVASFRAKHRIPVLSWIHPETQATIVRCGQPMVGPSDRRCKEDERYLQSIMDANAQSHKLTIFDARQCSVADTNKAKDGGYESENFYANVELNFLEIPNMHVMRESLRKLKEVVYPTIDEARWLSAIDSTHWLEYIRLLLAGAVRIADKLESGKTSVVVHCSDGWDRTAQLTSLAMLMLDSHYRTLRGFQVLLEKEWISFGHKFTSRVGHGDKNHANSERSPLFVQFIDCVWQMTRQFPSAFEFNELFLITVLDHLYSCLFGTFLYNSEKERVEKEVHSKTASLWSYVNSQPEDFSNPFFVDYEHHVLFPLASLRHLELWVSYYVRWNPRMRPQMPVHQNLKELLFLRTELQRRVEELQREVSSSHSISSSSEHTSSPSHGGTPLHSAV, encoded by the exons ATGGAGCGGCAGCCGAGCGCCGAGAGCCCCGGCGCGCCGCCCCCGCCGGCGGTGCCGAGCAGAAAGCCGCGCAGCCTGGGCGCGATCGGCGGGGCGCGGCAGGAGAGCGCGGACACGCAGGACAG CCCTACAGGCTCCCATGTGGAGTGGTGTAAACAACTGATCGCTGCCACCCTCAACAGCCAAATGTCTGCGTCCATCCCACCCGACGTCCCCTCAAGAGACCTGAGG GTTGGGAAGAGACCTGATTTCAGGGTGACG GCGTCCAAGAGGCCGAATCTGAGG GAGGCGTGTGAGGTGGGACAGTGTGACAGTGACTCTGAGCTTGCGCCTCATCTCCTG GTGCTCGGATACCAGCCAGCGCAGGTGGACGAGGTGCCACTCGTACCCGGAGAGACCATCAAGGTCACAG CGTCCGAAGTGATGTACATCTGTCCCTTCACCGGGGCTGTGAGCGGCACCCTGACTGTCACTGACTACAAACTCTACTTCATCAGTCTGGAGAGG ACTCCATTCTTTGTGCTGGACGTGAACCTGGGAGCCATCAGCCGCCTGGAGAGCATCAGCGTGCAGAACCACGGCGAGAGCACACAGGGCATGGAGATCGTGTGCAAG GACATGCGCAGCCCCAGGTTCGCTTATAAGAAGGAGGAGCAGAGCAGGGCGGAGCTTGAGGAGATGTTGATGAAGCATGCCTTCCCGCTCTCCCATGATCTG GCGTTTTTCGCCTTCCAGTATAAAGAGGAGTATCCAGTGGACGGGTGGAAGGTGTACGAACCCTTGGCCGAGTACAAGAGGCAG GGGCTGCCCAATGAGAGCTGGACCATCAGCAAGATGAACAGCAACTACGAGGTGTGCGACACCTACCCTGCCCTGCTAGTCATCCCCACCAACATCAAAGAAGACGAGATCAAGAGGGTGGCCTCCTTCAGAGCCAAGCACCGTatcccg GTCCTCTCCTGGATCCATCCTGAGACCCAGGCCACTATAGTGCGCTGTGGTCAGCCGATGGTGGGTCCTTCGGACCGGCGCTGTAAGGAGGATGAGCGCTACCTGCAGAGCATCATGGACGCCAACGCCCAGTCACACAAGCTCACCATCTTCGATGCCCGCCAGTGTAGCGTGGCCGACACCAACAAG GCGAAAGACGGTGGGTATGAGAGTGAAAACTTTTATGCCAACGTGGAGCTGAATTTCCTCGAGATCCCCAACATGCACGTGATGCGCGAGTCCCTGCGTAAGCTGAAGGAGGTGGTGTACCCCACCATTGACGAGGCACGCTGGTTGTCCGCCATTGACTCCACACACTGGCTGGAGTACATCAGG CTCCTGCTGGCGGGTGCGGTGCGCATCGCCGATAAGCTGGAGTCGGGAAAGACTTCGGTGGTGGTGCACTGCAGTGACGGCTGGGACCGCACGGCCCAGCTCACCTCGCTGGCCATGCTGATGCTGGACAGCCACTACCGCACTCTCAGGGGCTTCCAGGTGCTGCTGGAGAAAGAGTGGATCAGCTTCGGGCACAAGTTCACATCG CGAGTGGGTCACGGAGATAAGAATCACGCGAACTCTGAGCGTTCGCCGCTCTTTGTTCAGTTTATAGACTGCGTCTGGCAAATGACCCGACAG TTTCCTTCTGCGTTCGAGTTCAATGAGCTGTTCCTCATCACCGTCCTGGACCACCTCTACAGCTGCCTCTTCGGTACATTCCTCTACAACAGTGAAAAGGAGCGGGTGGAAAAG GAGGTCCACAGCAAGACGGCGTCTCTGTGGTCGTATGTTAACAGTCAGCCGGAGGACTTCAGTAACCCCTTCTTTGTGGACTATGAGCACCATGTTCTGTTCCCACTGGCCAGCCTCAGGCACCTGGAGCTGTGGGTCAGCTACTACGTACGCTGGAATCCCCGCATGAggcctcag
- the mtmr1a gene encoding myotubularin-related protein 1a isoform X3 — protein MERQPSAESPGAPPPPAVPSRKPRSLGAIGGARQESADTQDSPTGSHVEWCKQLIAATLNSQMSASIPPDVPSRDLRASKRPNLREACEVGQCDSDSELAPHLLVLGYQPAQVDEVPLVPGETIKVTASEVMYICPFTGAVSGTLTVTDYKLYFISLERTPFFVLDVNLGAISRLESISVQNHGESTQGMEIVCKDMRSPRFAYKKEEQSRAELEEMLMKHAFPLSHDLAFFAFQYKEEYPVDGWKVYEPLAEYKRQGLPNESWTISKMNSNYEVCDTYPALLVIPTNIKEDEIKRVASFRAKHRIPVLSWIHPETQATIVRCGQPMVGPSDRRCKEDERYLQSIMDANAQSHKLTIFDARQCSVADTNKAKDGGYESENFYANVELNFLEIPNMHVMRESLRKLKEVVYPTIDEARWLSAIDSTHWLEYIRLLLAGAVRIADKLESGKTSVVVHCSDGWDRTAQLTSLAMLMLDSHYRTLRGFQVLLEKEWISFGHKFTSRVGHGDKNHANSERSPLFVQFIDCVWQMTRQFPSAFEFNELFLITVLDHLYSCLFGTFLYNSEKERVEKEVHSKTASLWSYVNSQPEDFSNPFFVDYEHHVLFPLASLRHLELWVSYYVRWNPRMRPQMPVHQNLKELLFLRTELQRRVEELQREVSSSHSISSSSEHTSSPSHGGTPLHSAV, from the exons ATGGAGCGGCAGCCGAGCGCCGAGAGCCCCGGCGCGCCGCCCCCGCCGGCGGTGCCGAGCAGAAAGCCGCGCAGCCTGGGCGCGATCGGCGGGGCGCGGCAGGAGAGCGCGGACACGCAGGACAG CCCTACAGGCTCCCATGTGGAGTGGTGTAAACAACTGATCGCTGCCACCCTCAACAGCCAAATGTCTGCGTCCATCCCACCCGACGTCCCCTCAAGAGACCTGAGG GCGTCCAAGAGGCCGAATCTGAGG GAGGCGTGTGAGGTGGGACAGTGTGACAGTGACTCTGAGCTTGCGCCTCATCTCCTG GTGCTCGGATACCAGCCAGCGCAGGTGGACGAGGTGCCACTCGTACCCGGAGAGACCATCAAGGTCACAG CGTCCGAAGTGATGTACATCTGTCCCTTCACCGGGGCTGTGAGCGGCACCCTGACTGTCACTGACTACAAACTCTACTTCATCAGTCTGGAGAGG ACTCCATTCTTTGTGCTGGACGTGAACCTGGGAGCCATCAGCCGCCTGGAGAGCATCAGCGTGCAGAACCACGGCGAGAGCACACAGGGCATGGAGATCGTGTGCAAG GACATGCGCAGCCCCAGGTTCGCTTATAAGAAGGAGGAGCAGAGCAGGGCGGAGCTTGAGGAGATGTTGATGAAGCATGCCTTCCCGCTCTCCCATGATCTG GCGTTTTTCGCCTTCCAGTATAAAGAGGAGTATCCAGTGGACGGGTGGAAGGTGTACGAACCCTTGGCCGAGTACAAGAGGCAG GGGCTGCCCAATGAGAGCTGGACCATCAGCAAGATGAACAGCAACTACGAGGTGTGCGACACCTACCCTGCCCTGCTAGTCATCCCCACCAACATCAAAGAAGACGAGATCAAGAGGGTGGCCTCCTTCAGAGCCAAGCACCGTatcccg GTCCTCTCCTGGATCCATCCTGAGACCCAGGCCACTATAGTGCGCTGTGGTCAGCCGATGGTGGGTCCTTCGGACCGGCGCTGTAAGGAGGATGAGCGCTACCTGCAGAGCATCATGGACGCCAACGCCCAGTCACACAAGCTCACCATCTTCGATGCCCGCCAGTGTAGCGTGGCCGACACCAACAAG GCGAAAGACGGTGGGTATGAGAGTGAAAACTTTTATGCCAACGTGGAGCTGAATTTCCTCGAGATCCCCAACATGCACGTGATGCGCGAGTCCCTGCGTAAGCTGAAGGAGGTGGTGTACCCCACCATTGACGAGGCACGCTGGTTGTCCGCCATTGACTCCACACACTGGCTGGAGTACATCAGG CTCCTGCTGGCGGGTGCGGTGCGCATCGCCGATAAGCTGGAGTCGGGAAAGACTTCGGTGGTGGTGCACTGCAGTGACGGCTGGGACCGCACGGCCCAGCTCACCTCGCTGGCCATGCTGATGCTGGACAGCCACTACCGCACTCTCAGGGGCTTCCAGGTGCTGCTGGAGAAAGAGTGGATCAGCTTCGGGCACAAGTTCACATCG CGAGTGGGTCACGGAGATAAGAATCACGCGAACTCTGAGCGTTCGCCGCTCTTTGTTCAGTTTATAGACTGCGTCTGGCAAATGACCCGACAG TTTCCTTCTGCGTTCGAGTTCAATGAGCTGTTCCTCATCACCGTCCTGGACCACCTCTACAGCTGCCTCTTCGGTACATTCCTCTACAACAGTGAAAAGGAGCGGGTGGAAAAG GAGGTCCACAGCAAGACGGCGTCTCTGTGGTCGTATGTTAACAGTCAGCCGGAGGACTTCAGTAACCCCTTCTTTGTGGACTATGAGCACCATGTTCTGTTCCCACTGGCCAGCCTCAGGCACCTGGAGCTGTGGGTCAGCTACTACGTACGCTGGAATCCCCGCATGAggcctcag